A DNA window from Anastrepha ludens isolate Willacy chromosome 6, idAnaLude1.1, whole genome shotgun sequence contains the following coding sequences:
- the LOC128866160 gene encoding probable methylthioribulose-1-phosphate dehydratase encodes MSIYQDLPEEHPRKLIPELCRQFYHLGWVSGTGGGMSIKYNNEIYIAPSGVQKERIQPDDLFVQDDEGKDIQLPPDYKKLTKSQCTPLFMLAYQHRGAQAVIHTHSMHAVMVTLMWPGEVFRCTHLEMIKGVYDEDLKRYLRYDEELVVPIIENTPFERDLADSMYAAMLKYPGCSAVLVRRHGVYVWGKSWEKTKTMSECYDYLFSICVEMKKNGLNPEKFE; translated from the exons atGTCTATCTATCAGGATCTGCCCGAG GAACATCCACGTAAACTAATACCAGAACTATGTCGGCAGTTCTATCATCTCGg CTGGGTAAGTGGCACTGGTGGGGGAATGAGCATTAAATATAA CAATGAAATTTACATAGCGCCATCGGGAGTACAAAAGGAACGTATTCAGCCAGATGATTTATTCGTACAAGATGATGAAGGAAAGGATATACAGCTACCTCCTGATTATAAAAA actAACGAAAAGCCAATGTACACCACTATTTATGCTGGCTTATCAACATCGTGGCGCACAGGCAGTGATACACACACACTCCATGCATGCAGTAATGGTAACTTTGATGTGGCCTGGCGAGGTTTTCCGTTGTACACATTTAGAAATGATCAAA GGGGTTTACGACGAAGACCTGAAACGCTATCTACGATACGATGAAGAGTTGGTGGTGCCGATTATTGAAAATACACCATTTGAGCGAGATCTTGCGGATAGCATGTACGCAGCTATGCTTAAGTACCCTGGATGCAGTGCAGTGTTGGTACGCCGACATGGCGTATATGTGTGGGGCAAAAGCTgggaaaaaacgaaaactat GTCAGAATGCTATGATTATCTGTTTTCTATTTGTGTGGAGATGAAAAAGAATGGTTTAAATCCTGAAAAATTCGAATGA